In Rhodamnia argentea isolate NSW1041297 chromosome 11, ASM2092103v1, whole genome shotgun sequence, one genomic interval encodes:
- the LOC115727323 gene encoding UDP-glycosyltransferase 72E3-like encodes MEVVPTKTHIALLASPGTGHLIPVLELGQRFAIHHGFLVTIFVVTTDASATQSQLPHYSSYKDLLDIVFLPPVDVSDLVTDSMAILSQLVLIMRHAMPILRTKVTALKPRPSALVADIFGTEAFEIADDLGMLKYMFNTTNAWFLALSLYYPHQDEANKHDHVYHHAPLNIPGCASLEYADTVDLYWQSDDRVLHDDYVKMGLDMAKADGILVNSWEYLEPKTLKALRDPNLLSRFSSVPVHPVGPLIRPVQPVGNSVSRSTALEWLDLQPAESVLYVSFGSGGTLSADQLTELAWGLELSQQRFVWVVRPPIESSAFGAYFRQEKRTEDGTPDYLPDGFATRTRKVGLVLEMWAPQTEILAHESIGGFLSHCGWNSTLESLINEVPMVCWPLYAEQGMNSAMLADHLGMAVRPKGVVPGGVVAREVIEKAIRRVMEKDEEPGKLVRAKVLDLKRSAEAALAKGGSSHGSLERVAKECETGLRERARGA; translated from the coding sequence ATGGAGGTTGTCCCTACCAAAACCCACATAGCCCTCCTAGCCAGCCCCGGCACAGGCCACCTCATCCCGGTCCTCGAACTCGGCCAGCGTTTTGCCATCCACCACGGCTTCCTCGTCACCATCTTCGTTGTGACCACTGATGCCTCCGCCACCCAGTCCCAGCTTCCCCACTACTCCTCCTACAAAGACCTCCTCGACATCGTCTTCCTCCCGCCAGTCGACGTCTCGGACCTTGTGACTGACTCGATGGCAATCCTCTCGCAACTTGTTCTCATAATGCGCCACGCCATGCCGATCCTCCGCACAAAGGTCACGGCATTGAAGCCGCGCCCCTCGGCCCTCGTGGCCGACATCTTCGGGACCGAGGCTTTCGAGATCGCTGACGATCTCGGCATGTTGAAGTACATGTTCAACACCACTAACGCATGGTTCCTTGCCCTTTCGTTATACTATCCGCATCAAGATGAAGCCAACAAACACGACCACGTCTATCACCATGCGCCGCTAAACATCCCGGGATGTGCGTCGCTTGAGTACGCAGACACGGTTGACCTGTACTGGCAATCGGATGACCGGGTCCTTCACGACGATTATGTGAAGATGGGGCTCGATATGGCAAAGGCTGATGGGATATTAGTGAACTCGTGGGAGTATTTGGAGCCCAAGACGTTGAAAGCATTAAGAGATCCGAACTTGCTGAGCCGGTTCAGCTCGGTCCCGGTCCATCCAGTTGGTCCATTGATTCGGCCGGTCCAACCGGTTGGAAATTCGGTCTCCAGGAGCACGGCACTTGAGTGGCTGGACTTGCAACCCGCCGAGTCAGTGCTTTACGTGTCGTTTGGCAGTGGGGGGACCCTGTCGGCTGATCAGCTCACGGAGCTGGCTTGGGGCTTGGAGCTGAGCCAGCAGAGATTCGTTTGGGTGGTCCGACCACCGATCGAGAGTAGCGCGTTCGGGGCATACTTTCGTCAGGAGAAGAGGACCGAGGACGGGACACCGGATTACCTCCCCGATGGTTTCGCGACTAGGACCCGCAAGGTGGGCCTTGTGTTGGAGATGTGGGCCCCGCAGACCGAGATCCTGGCCCATGAGTCGATCGGAGGATTCCTATCGCACTGCGGATGGAATTCGACACTGGAGAGTTTGATCAATGAGGTGCCCATGGTATGTTGGCCTCTATATGCTGAGCAGGGCATGAACTCGGCCATGCTGGCCGACCACCTAGGGATGGCCGTTCGCCCAAAGGGGGTGGTGCCCGGCGGGGTTGTCGCGAGGGAGGTGATCGAGAAGGCGATAAGGAGGGTGATGGAGAAGGATGAGGAGCCCGGGAAGTTGGTGAGGGCGAAAGTGCTGGATCTCAAGCGCAGCGCAGAAGCGGCTCTAGCCAAGGGCGGCTCGTCCCACGGCTCGCTCGAGCGGGTGGCTAAGGAGTGTGAAACAGGCCTACGAGAAAGGGCCCGAGGGGCTTAG